The DNA region GTCAGCAGCAGGTTGACGATCCACACGCGGAAGTACTCTCCGCCGCTGCCGGTGAACTGCAGCGCATGGGCCTCGATGCCGGGCACGGCAAGGAACGGATGCGGCCGGGAACGGCCGTCCGTCGTGGTGTTGTTCATGGCTCTCCCTCCTGAATCGCGGGCAGTGTATAGCAGGGAGATGGCGGCAGCGCAGGGCTTGCGGCGCCAGCGGCGCGGCTCAGCCGGGCTTGCGCCGCGCGCGCGGGTGGGCCGCGTCGTACACCTGTGCCAGGTGCTGGAAGTCCAGGCGCGTGTAGACCTGGGTGGTGGTGATGTTGGCGTGGCCCAGCAGCTCCTGCACCGCGCGCAGGTCGCCGCTGGACTGCAGCAGGTGGCTGGCGAACGAATGGCGCAGCATGTGCGGGTGCACGGGCGTGGTCAGGCCGGCCTGTTGGCTGCGTTGGCGCAGCCGCAGCCAGACGGACTGCGCCGTCAGCCGCGCTCCGCGCTGGCCCACGAACAGCGCCGCGTCCAGCCGGGCCGATGCCGCGCCGCCGAAGGGCTGCGGCCGCTGCGCCAGCCAGGCCTGCAGCGCCGCCAGCGCGGCCGCGCCTACCGGCACGCTGCGGCGCTTGGAGCCCTTGCCGAAGACATGCGCCTCGCCGGCCTGCAGGTCGATCCAGCCGCGGCCCTGGCGCTGGGTGTCGGGGCCCGGCACGGCGTCCAAACCAACCAGCTCGCCCACGCGCAGGCCGCAGCCGTAGAGCAGTTCGACGATGGCGGCGTCGCGCGCCTCCAGCCACGGGTCGCCGCCGGCGTGCGCGTGTTCCGCCAGGCGCACGGCGTCGTCCACCGGCAGCGCCTTCGGTAACGGCTTGGGCGCCTTGGGCGCGCGCACGTCCTGCACCGGGTTGTGGGCCACCAGGCCCTGGCGCGCTGCCCAGGTGAAGAAGCCGCGCCAGCCGGAGAGGATCAGCGCAATGCCGCGCCCGCTGCGCCCGCTGCTGTGCATCTGCGCGACAAAGCGGCGGATGTGCGCGCTGGTGATCTGCAGCAGCGGCACCGGCACGCCGGCCGCGCACTGCACGAGCTTGTGCAGGTCGAGCGCGTACAGGGTCAGCGTGCGGTCGGCCAGGCGCTTCTCGACGCGTGCGTACTCCAGGTAGCGCTGCGCCTCGGGCGGCAGCGCGGTGACTTCGGCGGGCGCGGAGTGCTGCATACCGTCAGCGAGCGGCCCGCCGTGCACTCGTTGGGCGGGGCCGCTTCATGGGCGCGGCCCCACGCCAGGCGCGCAGCGCCACAGGGGGATGGTTCACCTCAGCCTCGACAGGGCCGAGCTGGCCAGCTCCGCCATGCGAGCGAGGAAGTCCGTGCCCATGGTGGCGTCGAAGCGGTGCGGATCGGGCGAGCCCAGCACCAGCAGGCCGAAGGCCGGGCCGTCGCCGTCGATGGCGCCTTCCCGCAGCGGCAGCAGAGCCAGCGACTGCACGTTGGCCGCATCGGGCAGCCACGCGGTGGCCTCGAAGCCGAGGTTGGGCCCGCAGAAGGGCATGGTGAGCGAGGCGGTGAAGGTGCGGGCGTCCTCGCTCGCGCCTTCGGTGAAGGCAGCGCCCTGGTGGGCGGGGGCCACG from Paracidovorax wautersii includes:
- a CDS encoding tyrosine-type recombinase/integrase, with the translated sequence MQHSAPAEVTALPPEAQRYLEYARVEKRLADRTLTLYALDLHKLVQCAAGVPVPLLQITSAHIRRFVAQMHSSGRSGRGIALILSGWRGFFTWAARQGLVAHNPVQDVRAPKAPKPLPKALPVDDAVRLAEHAHAGGDPWLEARDAAIVELLYGCGLRVGELVGLDAVPGPDTQRQGRGWIDLQAGEAHVFGKGSKRRSVPVGAAALAALQAWLAQRPQPFGGAASARLDAALFVGQRGARLTAQSVWLRLRQRSQQAGLTTPVHPHMLRHSFASHLLQSSGDLRAVQELLGHANITTTQVYTRLDFQHLAQVYDAAHPRARRKPG